One genomic segment of Alkalimarinus alittae includes these proteins:
- the murA gene encoding UDP-N-acetylglucosamine 1-carboxyvinyltransferase: protein MDKLVITGGQQLDGEIRISGAKNAALPILAATLLADEPVSVSNLPHLHDITTMIELLGRMGVEVLIDEKMSVEVNANTIKHFTAPYELVKTMRASILVLGPMLAHFGQAEVSLPGGCAIGSRPVDLHIRGLEAMGANIVVEDGYIKASTNGRLKGAHIFMDTVTVTGTENLLMAATLADGKTTLENSAREPEIVDLAECLIAMGADITGHGTDTIIVNGVSRLHGCHYEVLPDRVETGTYLVAAAAARGRVKLKDTREGLLEAVLLKLEEAGAHISTGKDWIELDMKGNRPKAVNIRTAPYPAFPTDMQAQFVTLNAVAEGTGSVTETIFENRFMHCHELNRMGAQIRLEGNTAIINGVDRLNGAPVMATDLRASASLVIAGLVAKGETYVERIYHIDRGYECIEEKLQLLGAKIRRLPG from the coding sequence GTGGATAAGCTTGTCATAACCGGTGGTCAGCAATTAGATGGTGAAATACGTATTTCAGGTGCTAAAAATGCCGCGCTGCCAATATTGGCGGCCACACTATTAGCCGATGAGCCTGTTAGTGTGAGTAATTTGCCGCATTTACATGACATTACCACCATGATCGAGTTATTAGGTCGTATGGGGGTTGAAGTCTTAATTGATGAGAAAATGAGCGTAGAAGTTAATGCTAATACTATTAAGCATTTTACTGCGCCGTATGAACTCGTAAAAACCATGAGGGCCTCGATTTTAGTGTTAGGGCCTATGCTGGCTCATTTTGGGCAGGCTGAAGTATCGTTACCGGGTGGCTGTGCAATCGGAAGTAGACCGGTTGACCTTCATATCCGCGGACTTGAAGCAATGGGCGCCAATATAGTGGTAGAAGACGGCTATATAAAAGCGTCTACTAATGGCCGATTAAAAGGTGCTCACATCTTCATGGATACCGTGACGGTGACAGGTACCGAAAACTTGCTAATGGCTGCGACCCTAGCTGATGGTAAAACAACCCTTGAAAACTCTGCAAGAGAGCCCGAAATTGTTGATTTGGCAGAATGTCTGATCGCGATGGGCGCAGATATAACAGGCCATGGTACAGACACTATTATCGTAAACGGTGTTAGCCGGTTACATGGCTGTCACTATGAGGTTTTACCTGATCGTGTTGAAACGGGGACTTATCTTGTTGCCGCTGCCGCTGCCAGAGGGCGGGTTAAACTAAAAGATACACGAGAAGGTTTATTAGAGGCAGTATTGCTTAAGCTTGAAGAAGCGGGTGCTCATATCTCAACCGGTAAAGACTGGATTGAACTCGATATGAAAGGAAACCGCCCAAAAGCCGTTAATATAAGAACCGCACCTTACCCTGCATTTCCTACTGATATGCAAGCGCAGTTTGTTACGCTGAATGCAGTAGCCGAAGGCACTGGGTCCGTCACTGAAACTATATTTGAAAATCGTTTTATGCACTGCCATGAGCTAAATCGAATGGGTGCTCAAATTCGTTTAGAAGGCAATACGGCGATTATTAATGGCGTAGATCGCCTAAACGGTGCACCGGTTATGGCGACCGACCTTCGAGCGTCTGCGAGCTTGGTCATTGCAGGTCTAGTAGCTAAAGGTGAGACCTATGTTGAGCGCATTTATCACATTGACCGTGGATATGAGTGTATCGAAGAGAAGCTGCAGTTGCTGGGTGCGAAAATAAGACGCCTTCCAGGTTAG
- a CDS encoding STAS domain-containing protein → MVAEVNALNTDTLMLVGDVTADNVVSIRSNGEAIISRMASKGIIDLARLSSANTITLSLLLSWLRFAKHNNVSLTIAHLPSQLFDMARVSGLELILPFESA, encoded by the coding sequence ATGGTTGCTGAGGTAAATGCCCTAAATACTGACACGTTAATGCTTGTCGGAGATGTTACTGCTGATAATGTTGTATCTATACGAAGTAACGGTGAAGCTATCATCAGTCGAATGGCGTCAAAAGGTATAATTGACTTGGCGAGGTTGAGTTCAGCAAATACCATTACGCTTTCTTTGCTGCTGTCTTGGTTACGGTTTGCTAAGCATAATAATGTGTCTTTAACAATTGCTCATCTTCCGAGTCAGTTATTCGATATGGCAAGAGTGAGTGGTTTGGAGTTGATACTGCCTTTTGAATCTGCTTAA
- a CDS encoding BolA family protein encodes MQAEDVAKILTESLQGCEVKVAGEGNHFQLTIVGEVFEGLSSVKRQQTVYACLNSYIADGTIHAITMKTYTPAEWQKVS; translated from the coding sequence ATGCAAGCAGAAGACGTAGCAAAAATTCTTACTGAGTCGCTTCAGGGCTGTGAGGTCAAAGTAGCAGGTGAAGGCAATCATTTTCAGTTGACTATTGTTGGTGAAGTGTTTGAAGGTCTTTCTTCTGTGAAAAGACAGCAAACAGTTTATGCATGTCTTAACTCATATATCGCAGACGGTACCATTCATGCGATCACTATGAAGACGTATACGCCTGCAGAATGGCAAAAGGTTAGCTAG
- the hisG gene encoding ATP phosphoribosyltransferase encodes MSDTLTIALSKGRILKETLPLIAAAGIEPLEDISKSRKLIFDTTDSRVKLIIIRATDVPTYVQYGGADMGVTGKDVLMEHGADGLYEPLDLKISECRLMTAAKTGAKPVKGRLKVATKFVNLAKQYYARQGIQADIIKLYGAMELAPILGLADEIVDIVDTGNTLKANGLEPRELIHNISSRLVVNRASMKMKHHHIQSIIDQLAEAVK; translated from the coding sequence ATGAGCGATACGCTGACAATTGCTTTGTCCAAAGGGCGGATATTAAAAGAAACTCTGCCGTTGATCGCGGCAGCCGGCATTGAGCCTTTAGAAGATATATCGAAAAGCAGAAAACTGATTTTTGATACGACGGATAGTCGGGTTAAATTGATTATTATCAGAGCGACCGATGTGCCTACTTACGTTCAGTATGGCGGTGCAGATATGGGCGTGACGGGTAAAGATGTATTAATGGAGCACGGGGCTGATGGCCTTTACGAGCCTCTAGATCTGAAAATATCTGAGTGCCGTTTGATGACGGCCGCTAAAACCGGTGCGAAGCCAGTTAAAGGGCGTCTAAAGGTCGCTACTAAGTTCGTTAACTTGGCTAAACAGTATTATGCTCGACAGGGTATTCAGGCCGATATTATTAAGCTTTATGGCGCAATGGAGCTTGCTCCTATTTTAGGGTTAGCTGATGAAATTGTTGATATCGTTGATACAGGCAATACCTTAAAAGCAAATGGGCTTGAGCCTCGTGAGCTTATTCATAATATCAGCTCTCGTTTGGTGGTTAATCGCGCCTCAATGAAGATGAAACACCATCATATTCAATCTATTATTGATCAATTAGCTGAAGCGGTTAAGTAA